The Pseudomonadota bacterium DNA window CACGTCTTGCCCAGGGGAGTTCCCCCTTCAGTATCGAGACCATGTCCCCTGACAGGAATTTTATCTCCCTTGGTACAGGCATTACCGCCTTTACCGTGCGTGATATGTCAGTCTACATAAACTATGATGTCCAGATCGGTGAAAACAAATATGTGGCCCAAAGCGTGAATGCAGGGTTGAGGGTGGGGTTCTGACAATTACCCTGTATGCCTTCTTTGGGGTGTCTTAAATTCCGTGATTCGTGATTCATACATTGTTAAGGACCGTAATTCGTTCCCCCCACATAATAATA harbors:
- a CDS encoding autotransporter outer membrane beta-barrel domain-containing protein, whose translation is RLAQGSSPFSIETMSPDRNFISLGTGITAFTVRDMSVYINYDVQIGENKYVAQSVNAGLRVGF